One segment of Methylotuvimicrobium sp. KM2 DNA contains the following:
- a CDS encoding recombinase family protein: MLVGYARVSTPSQSLDLQIKALKKSGCDKIFTDIASGVKAARPGLKDAEMVLREGDALVVWKLDRLGRSIQHLIESINALKEKGIGFRSLQEAIDTQTSGGKLVFHIFSALAEFERDLIRERTNAGLEAARARGKKGGRPKSLDQPKNVKLLKQMHADPNYSINDICKTLNISRSTFYRYLKSNNN; the protein is encoded by the coding sequence GTGTTAGTTGGCTATGCCCGCGTTTCAACCCCATCTCAAAGCCTGGACTTGCAAATCAAGGCACTCAAAAAATCTGGTTGCGACAAAATTTTCACGGATATCGCCAGTGGTGTCAAAGCAGCACGGCCAGGTCTCAAAGACGCGGAAATGGTTCTGCGTGAAGGGGATGCCTTGGTCGTTTGGAAGCTGGATCGCCTGGGTCGCTCCATCCAGCACCTGATTGAGTCCATTAACGCACTCAAGGAAAAAGGCATTGGCTTTCGCAGCCTTCAGGAAGCCATCGACACGCAAACCAGCGGCGGGAAACTGGTGTTTCATATTTTCAGTGCTTTGGCTGAATTTGAGCGTGATTTGATCCGGGAACGAACGAATGCCGGGTTGGAAGCGGCACGCGCCCGTGGCAAGAAAGGTGGCCGCCCTAAGTCATTGGATCAACCAAAAAACGTTAAGCTACTAAAGCAGATGCACGCCGATCCAAACTACTCAATAAACGATATTTGCAAGACGCTGAACATTTCCCGCTCCACCTTTTATCGCTATTTAAAGTCCAATAATAATTGA
- a CDS encoding type II toxin-antitoxin system RelE/ParE family toxin, translating into MTGAIEKQVIVYARENGKEPFTEWLYGLRDVMDRKRILARVSRLQQGNYGDCEPVGEGVSELRMFFGSGYRVYFGERDNHIVVLLCGGDKGSQSKDIEQAKDYWKEYLSHEQL; encoded by the coding sequence GTGACCGGTGCTATAGAAAAACAGGTCATCGTATATGCCAGAGAAAACGGGAAAGAGCCTTTTACCGAGTGGCTCTATGGGCTGCGGGATGTCATGGATAGAAAACGTATTCTGGCCCGGGTCTCTCGGTTACAACAAGGCAATTATGGGGATTGCGAGCCGGTTGGAGAAGGCGTTAGTGAGCTGAGGATGTTTTTCGGTTCTGGCTATAGGGTTTATTTTGGAGAACGAGATAATCATATCGTTGTCCTGCTTTGCGGAGGCGATAAAGGCAGTCAAAGCAAAGATATTGAACAAGCCAAAGATTATTGGAAGGAGTATCTAAGCCATGAGCAGCTATAG
- a CDS encoding addiction module antidote protein, with product MSSYRTIGEVEEQYLRDHPEEVDDYISILFDEYAETGDTAALLSSLRVVSRVKGVSRIAETSGLSRKGLQKALSENGNPQFGSVNAILHAMGYRLTPQKIHDAPRVS from the coding sequence ATGAGCAGCTATAGAACAATCGGTGAAGTCGAGGAGCAATACCTGCGCGATCATCCGGAAGAAGTGGATGATTACATCAGTATTCTGTTTGATGAATATGCCGAAACCGGCGACACTGCCGCGCTTTTATCGTCCTTGCGTGTGGTCAGTCGCGTAAAAGGAGTCAGCCGAATTGCTGAAACATCGGGACTTAGCCGGAAGGGCTTACAAAAGGCCCTTTCTGAAAACGGCAATCCTCAATTTGGTAGCGTGAATGCCATTTTACATGCGATGGGCTATCGCCTTACGCCTCAGAAAATTCATGATGCTCCACGGGTTTCCTAA